Proteins found in one Muntiacus reevesi chromosome 2, mMunRee1.1, whole genome shotgun sequence genomic segment:
- the CAPNS2 gene encoding calpain small subunit 2, translating into MFLAKAVLEGANQGLGQALGGLLGGGDQRRGGGNIGGIVGGIVNFISEAAAAQYTPEPPPTQQHFTNVEANESEEVRRFRQQFAQLAGPDMQVGATDLMNIINKVLSKHKDLKSDGFSLDTCRSIVSVMDSDTTGKLGFEEFKYLWNNIKKWQCVYKQYDRDQSGFLGSSQLRGALQAAGFQLNEQLYQMIVRRYAEEDGSMDFNNFISCLVRLDAMFRAFKSLDRDADGLIQVSIQEWLQLTMYS; encoded by the coding sequence ATGTTTCTTGCAAAGGCTGTATTGGAAGGAGCAAATCAAGGTCTTGGACAAGCCCTTGGAGGCCTTCTTGGAGGAGGCGatcagagaagaggaggagggaataTTGGAGGAATAGTTGGAGGAATTGTGAATTTTATCAGTGAAGCTGCGGCTGCTCAGTATACCCCAGAACCACCACCCACTCAGCAACATTTCACCAATGTGGAGGCCAATGAAAGTGAGGAAGTTAGGCGTTTTCGGCAACAGTTTGCTCAGCTGGCTGGACCAGACATGCAGGTGGGTGCTACTGACCTAATGAATATTATCAACAAAGTCCTTTCTAAGCACAAAGATCTGAAGTCTGACGGCTTTAGTCTTGACACCTGCCGGAGCATTGTATCTGTCATGGACAGTGACACGACTGGGAAGCTGGGCTTTGAAGAATTTAAGTATCTCTGGAACAACATCAAGAAATGGCAGTGTGTTTACAAGCAGTATGACAGGGACCAGTCTGGGTTTCTGGGAAGTTCTCAGCTTCGTGGGGCTCTGCAGGCAGCAGGCTTCCAGCTAAATGAGCAACTTTACCAAATGATTGTACGCCGATACGCCGAGGAGGATGGAAGTATGGACTTTAACAACTTCATCAGCTGCCTGGTTCGCCTGGATGCCATGTTCCGTGCCTTCAAATCCCTGGATAGAGATGCAGATGGCCTGATTCAGGTTTCTATCCAAGAGTGGCTGCAGCTGACCATGTATTCCTGA